The nucleotide window GCTTAGGGCCTATTGCTTCAAAAATACCAGCTGCTGTTTTAGCCGGTATTTTAATAACAGTAGGTATTGGAGTTATGGATTATAAAGGATTGAAAGCAATTCCAAACCTTCCTAAAGATGCTAAAATTGGTCCTTTTAAGGTGAGCTCGGAAGTAATTATTATGATCGTAGTATTACTTTTATCTACCTTTTGGAATTTAGTTTATGCCGTTGGTATTGGTTTAGTAATTGCTTCTTTAATGTTTATGAAAAAAATAGGAGATTTAACGGGTAAATATTCTGATGTTAAACCTTTAAAAGAAGAATCGTGGGCAGATGAAAAAGATTTTCCAAAAAACTTATCTGAAGAAGTATTTATTAAACATATAAAGGGTCCTTTGTTTTTTGGGTCAACTAGTGATTTTCAACAATTAGTTAAGCAAATTCCTAATACAGCATCCACCATTATTATAAGGATGGAAAAAATGCAGTATATAGATCAATCTGGACTTTACGCACTTGAAGATATTTTGGTTGATTTGAAAAAAGATGAGAAAAATGTACTTTTAGTTGATCTACTTGATCAACCCCGCTATATGATGGAACGTATTGATATTATTCCTGATTTAATATCAGAAGAATCAATATTTACAACATTTGAAGATTGTTTAACATGGGTAAAACAAAACGTAAAAGATAAATTTTAAAAAATATTTAAAAATGAGAAATACAGCTATTACAAAAAGCAAACAAGATACGTTAACTCCAAATGGAGTATTACAAGATTTATTAGAAGGAAATAAAAGATATACTGAAAATAACTTAACAGCATCTAATGTAACTGAATTAGTTAAGCAAACAACAGGTGGACAATTTCCTAAAGCAGTTATTTTATCATGCATCGATTCAAGAGTGCCAGTAGAGATGGCTTTTGATCAAACTATAGGTGACGTTTTTGTTGCTCGTGTTGCAGGTAATTTTGAAAATACTGATATTTTAGGTAGTATGGAATACTCATGCGCTGTTGCTGGAAGCAAGTTAGTTTTAGTATTAGGTCATGAAAGCTGTGGAGCTGTTAAAGCTGCTTGTGATGGAGTAGAACTTGGAAATATTACTGCAATGCTTGATAATATTGCTCCAGCTGCTAAAATGGCTTCGGATCAAGTTGAAGGTGTTACTAACTCATCAAATGATGAATTTGTAGCAAAAACTGTAGAAAATAATGTAAAATTAACCATTGAAAGAATCCGTGAAAAAAGTAAGATTTTACAAGAAATGGAAGATAATGGTGAAATTGCAATTGTTGGTGGAGTATACTCTTTAAAAACAGGAGCTGTTACAATGCTTTAAACAATAAATACATATTTCTTTTTGTAGAGATTTTAAATTCGAATGGTTTTTCAAATAAAAACCATTCGAATTTTATTTTAAACTAATTATTAGTAAAGAATGACTTTCTTTCAAAGAAAAAGCGACTTCAGTATATTTTACAGAAGTCGCTCTTTTTATTTATGTTAACTTAAAATTATTTAAGTTTCTTTTTAACTGCTATTTCAGTATATGCTTCAATAGTGTCACCTTCTTTGATATCATTATATCCTTTAATTTGAAGACCACAGTCATAACCTTTCTTAACTTCTTTCACATCGTCTTTAAAACGTTTTAATGAAGTTAATAAACCATCATGAACAACTATTCCTTCTCTAATGATACGTATTTTAGCATCTCTTGTTATTTTACCAGACATCACCATACATCCAGCAATATTTCCAACTTTAGAAATTTTATAAACCTCTCTTATTTCAATATTACCAAGAACTTCTTCTTTCATTTCCGGAGATAACATTCCTTCCATTGCGTCTTTCAAGTCATTAATAGCATCATAGATGATAGAATAAGTTCTAATATCTACCTCTTCTCTATCAGCAACTAAACGAGCATTACCTTGAGGACGTACATTAAACCCAACAATAATTGCATCTGAAGCAGTTGCTAATAATACATCAGATTCAGTAATTGCACCTACTCCTTTATGTAAAATATTAACTTGAATTTCTTCAGTTGATAATTTTTGGAATGAATCTGTTAAGGCTTCAACAGAACCATCAACATCACCTTTTAAGATTATATTTAACTCTTTAAAGTCACCTAATGCAATACGACGTCCAATCTCAGCTAACGTTAATGTTTTTTGAGTTCTTACAGATTGCTCACGTTGTAATTGAGATCTCTTAGCAGCAATTTGTTTTGCTTCACGTTCATCATCAAATACATTAAACTTATCACCAGCTTGTGGTGCACCATCAAGACCTAATATTGATATTGGTGTAGATGGTCCAGCTACTTTAACTTTATTTCCTTTATCATCAAACATAGCTCTTACTTTACCACTATGCTTACCTGCTAATAAATAATCTCCAATTTTAAGTGTTCCTGCTTGTACTAAAATAGTAGATACATATCCTCTACCTTTATCTAATAGAGCTTCTACTACAGCACCGTTTGCATTTTTATCAGGGTTAGCTTTTAACTCTAATACTTCAGCTTCTAACAATACCTTTTCTAATAACTCATCAACTCCTTGACCAGTTTTTGCAGAAATTTCTTGTGATTGAATATTACCACCCCAATCCTCAACTAATAAATTCATCGCAGATAATTGCGTTTTAATATTATCAGGATTAGCGTTCTGTTTATCTATTTTATTTATTGCAAAAATGATAGGTACTCCAGCTGCTTGCGCATGCGAGATTGCTTCTTTTGTTTGCGGCATTACATCATCATCAGCTGCTACAACAATAATAACTAAATCGGTAACTTGAGCCCCACGAGCACGCATCGCTGTAAAAGCCTCGTGACCAGGTGTATCTAAAAATGCTATTTTTTGATCTCCAACATTTACTGAATAAGCACCAATATGTTGTGTAATTCCTCCAGATTCTCCATCAATAACATTCGCTTTACGAATATAATCTAATAATGAAGTTTTACCATGATCTACGTGACCCATAACAGTAATGATTGGTGCACGCGTTATTAAATCTTCTGGTTTATCTTCAATTTCTTCAATTGATTCTTCTACCTCAGCTCCAACAAACTCAACTGTATAATTAAATTCTTCTGCTACTATAGATAGTGTTTCTGCATCTAAACGTTGATTCATTGTAACCATCATACCAAGCATCATACAAGATGATATAATGTTTGTTACTGGAACATCCATCATTGTAGCTACTTCACTAACTGTAACAAACTCTGTTACTTTTAGTATTTTACTATCTGCTTGTGCAGCTTCTAACTCTGCTTCACTTTGTTGACGGTGAGCATCTCTTTTATCTCTACGATATTTAGCTCCTTTTCCTTTTTTAGATTTACCTTGAAGTTTTTCAAGAGTTTCTCTAACTTGTTTTTGAATTTGAGCTTCAGTAAGTTCTTCTTTTTGAACAACAGGGCGTCTTCCTCTTTGGCCTCCTCTGTTAGGACCTCCAGTTCTTGCTCCACCTCTATTAGGACCTCCAGTTCTATTTGGTGTTCCTGGTCTGTTAGGACCTCCTCCACGGTTGTTTCCTTGTCCTTGCGTTCTAGTATTTCCAGTTCCAGTACCTCCAGCGTTAGGTTTACTTATCCTCTTACGCTTTTTCTTATCTCCATCTTTAGCTTTAGGATCTGGTTTTTTCTTTTTAGGTCTTTCAAATTGTTTTAAATCAATTTTTTGACCAGTTATTTTAGGACCATCAAGTTTTTTATACTGAGTTTTAATTTTTTCAGCATTTTCAGTATTAACCTCTACTGGTTGTTCAGTTGATTTTGGTTTATCTGCTTTTCTTGCTCGGTCTGTTTTAATTTGCTCAACAGCTTTATCAATACCTTTTTTAGTAAAAGTAGTTGTACTTTTAGGTTCTTCTACTTTCTTAACGGGTTGTGCAACCTTAACAGGTTCTTCTACCTTTTTCTCTACAACAGGCTTCTCTTCTTTTTTAGGCTCTTCAACTTTTATTTCTTTAGGTTGAACAACTTCTTTTTTTGGAGTTTCAATAACTTCTTCAACTTTATTCTCTGTTGATTCAGCAACTGGCTTTGGTTCTTCTTTTTGAACTTTAGGTTCTAAACTTTTACCAGTTTCAATATTTATTTTACCAACAGTTTTAAGTTCTAATTTTGCTGCCTTGGCTTTTAAAACTTCTTGTTTTTTAGCTTCGTCTTCTATACGTTTCTTCTCTTGCTCTACTTCTACTTGTTGACGAATTGCTTCCTTTTCTTTTCTCTTTTCTTCGCTTACCTCTTTAGAAGCAACCTTTTTAGATTTATCTGTTTGAAAACCATCAAGTAATATTTGATACTCTGCATCAGAAATCTTTGTCGTAGGACGCCCCTCAACCTCATAACCTTTTTTAGCTAAGTGTTCTACAGCTCTATCTAAAGAAATGTTTAATTCCCTTAAAACCTTGTTTAGTCTTAATTTGTTGCCTTCAGCCATAAATTATTTTATACTTTTTATTAAAGAACACACTTTATAATATTGCAATAGTTACGCTCTCTTTCTTAATTTTGCTAGTTTTAAACTTAAAAGTAAGGTAACTAACATCCTTATAATATTTTACTCTTCGAATTCTTCTCTTAAAACTCGTTGAACATCTAAAATTGTTTCTTCTTCAAGGTCTGTTCTTTGAACTAACATTGAAACATCTTTCTCAAGAACACTCTTAGCAGTATCTAAACCAATTTTCTTGAATTCAGCTATTACCCATGCTTCTATTTCATCAGAGAATTCTGTTAACTCAACATCTTCTTCTTCAATACCTTCTCTTTGAACATCTATTTCATAACCAGTTAATTCACTAGCTAAACGAATATTTACACCAGATCGTCCAATTGCTTTTGACACTTCCTCTGGTTTTAATAATACATTTACTCGACCTTTTTTACCTCCTTTTTCTTCTTCATAAGCTTCTATAGTAACAGAAAGAACTTTCGCAGGACTTAGCGCTCTAGAAATGAATAATTGCTCATTTTTAGTATAATTAATAACGTCAATATTTTCATTCCCTAATTCACGAACAATACCGTGAATACGTGATCCTTTAACACCAACACAAGCTCCTACAGGATCAATACGATCATCGTAAGAATCTACAGCGATTTTTGCCTTATCACCAGGTATTCTTGCAACTCTTTCAATAGTAATTAAACCATCAAAAACCTCAGGTATTTCTTGTTCGAATAATTTAACTAAGAATTGAGGTGCAGTTCTTGACAAAATAATTACTGGTTTATTTCCTCTTAATTCAACCGTTTTAATTACTCCTCTAACAGTATCTCCTTTTCTAAAAAAATCAGAACGTATTTGTTCACTTTTAGGTAATACAATTTCATTACCTTCATCATCAAGCAAAATTACCGCATTATGACGAATATGGTGCACTTCAGCACTATAAACATCTCCTTCTAACTCTTTAAATTGTTTAAAGATATTAGTACTATCATGCTCATGGATTTTAGATATTAAATTTTGACGTAAAGCTAAAATAGCTCTTCTTCCTAGGTCAACTAATTTAACTTCTTCAGATACATCTTCTCCTATCTCAAAATCAGGTTCTATTTTTCTTGCTTCAGTTAATTCAATCTCTTCATTATCATCTTCCGACATTTCATCTGCAACAACAACTCTGTTTCTCCAAATTTCTAAATCACCTTTATCAGGGTTTATAATAATATCAAAGTTTTCATCAGACCCAAATCTACGTTTTAAAGCAGCTCTAAAAACTTCTTCTAAAATAGACATTAGTGTTACTCTGTCAATACTTTTATTATCTTTAAATTCTGAA belongs to Tenacibaculum sp. MAR_2010_89 and includes:
- a CDS encoding carbonic anhydrase family protein codes for the protein MRNTAITKSKQDTLTPNGVLQDLLEGNKRYTENNLTASNVTELVKQTTGGQFPKAVILSCIDSRVPVEMAFDQTIGDVFVARVAGNFENTDILGSMEYSCAVAGSKLVLVLGHESCGAVKAACDGVELGNITAMLDNIAPAAKMASDQVEGVTNSSNDEFVAKTVENNVKLTIERIREKSKILQEMEDNGEIAIVGGVYSLKTGAVTML
- the infB gene encoding translation initiation factor IF-2, which encodes MAEGNKLRLNKVLRELNISLDRAVEHLAKKGYEVEGRPTTKISDAEYQILLDGFQTDKSKKVASKEVSEEKRKEKEAIRQQVEVEQEKKRIEDEAKKQEVLKAKAAKLELKTVGKINIETGKSLEPKVQKEEPKPVAESTENKVEEVIETPKKEVVQPKEIKVEEPKKEEKPVVEKKVEEPVKVAQPVKKVEEPKSTTTFTKKGIDKAVEQIKTDRARKADKPKSTEQPVEVNTENAEKIKTQYKKLDGPKITGQKIDLKQFERPKKKKPDPKAKDGDKKKRKRISKPNAGGTGTGNTRTQGQGNNRGGGPNRPGTPNRTGGPNRGGARTGGPNRGGQRGRRPVVQKEELTEAQIQKQVRETLEKLQGKSKKGKGAKYRRDKRDAHRQQSEAELEAAQADSKILKVTEFVTVSEVATMMDVPVTNIISSCMMLGMMVTMNQRLDAETLSIVAEEFNYTVEFVGAEVEESIEEIEDKPEDLITRAPIITVMGHVDHGKTSLLDYIRKANVIDGESGGITQHIGAYSVNVGDQKIAFLDTPGHEAFTAMRARGAQVTDLVIIVVAADDDVMPQTKEAISHAQAAGVPIIFAINKIDKQNANPDNIKTQLSAMNLLVEDWGGNIQSQEISAKTGQGVDELLEKVLLEAEVLELKANPDKNANGAVVEALLDKGRGYVSTILVQAGTLKIGDYLLAGKHSGKVRAMFDDKGNKVKVAGPSTPISILGLDGAPQAGDKFNVFDDEREAKQIAAKRSQLQREQSVRTQKTLTLAEIGRRIALGDFKELNIILKGDVDGSVEALTDSFQKLSTEEIQVNILHKGVGAITESDVLLATASDAIIVGFNVRPQGNARLVADREEVDIRTYSIIYDAINDLKDAMEGMLSPEMKEEVLGNIEIREVYKISKVGNIAGCMVMSGKITRDAKIRIIREGIVVHDGLLTSLKRFKDDVKEVKKGYDCGLQIKGYNDIKEGDTIEAYTEIAVKKKLK
- the nusA gene encoding transcription termination factor NusA, with translation MENIALIESFSEFKDNKSIDRVTLMSILEEVFRAALKRRFGSDENFDIIINPDKGDLEIWRNRVVVADEMSEDDNEEIELTEARKIEPDFEIGEDVSEEVKLVDLGRRAILALRQNLISKIHEHDSTNIFKQFKELEGDVYSAEVHHIRHNAVILLDDEGNEIVLPKSEQIRSDFFRKGDTVRGVIKTVELRGNKPVIILSRTAPQFLVKLFEQEIPEVFDGLITIERVARIPGDKAKIAVDSYDDRIDPVGACVGVKGSRIHGIVRELGNENIDVINYTKNEQLFISRALSPAKVLSVTIEAYEEEKGGKKGRVNVLLKPEEVSKAIGRSGVNIRLASELTGYEIDVQREGIEEEDVELTEFSDEIEAWVIAEFKKIGLDTAKSVLEKDVSMLVQRTDLEEETILDVQRVLREEFEE